In a single window of the Sylvia atricapilla isolate bSylAtr1 chromosome 20, bSylAtr1.pri, whole genome shotgun sequence genome:
- the EVI2A gene encoding protein EVI2A, with protein MIDYILARGLNRRMKTKRCRNPHLTFPVMIIFSLWLHTSANHTGYPHHREETWSPLSHHLSGSQNRTEASTDSPPSLSFSSQTTTFEMPSALPSFSSTRAQNSTSPAPSAVSTTGGLGKSSKPKSPTTKETCEDNKSLIVTCFIVIAVLVLLCTSLFLSTVVVANKISYLKRAQQGKRRPRSNGDLLATNSLWPTAAGTWHRMPKETSGTELIMQELASGRDAVAPRKSEDGTAERLTKAAENEQESKEPPQTHKPVLTNFVVEI; from the exons ATGATTGACTACATCTTGGCAAG gGGACTCAACAGGAGGATGAAGACAAAGAGATGCAGAAACCCACACCTGACCTTCCCTGTCATGATCATCTTCTCCCTGTGGCTGCACACGAGTGCAAATCACACAGGTTACCctcaccacagagaagaaacCTGGAGTCCCCTCAGCCATCACCTCAGCGGGAGCCAGAACAGGACAGAAGCAAGCACAGATTCTCCTCCGAGCCTCAGTTTCAGCAGCCAAACGACTACTTTTGAAATGCCAAGTGCCCTGCCATCCTTCTCCTCCACAAGGGCCCAAAATTCCACTTCTCCTGCCCCAAGTGCAGTTTCCACCACGGGAGGAttggggaaaagcagcaaaccCAAGAGCCCAACGACCAAAGAAACCTGTGAAGACAATAAGTCTCTCATAGTGACTTGCTTCATTGTCATAGCAGTCCTTGTGCTCCTCTGCACCTCGCTGTTCCTGTCCACTGTGGTAGTAGCCAACAAAATCTCCTACCTCAAAAGAGCCCAGCAGGGCAAACGCCGGCCCAGGAGCAATGGAGATCTCCTGGCCACCAACAGCTTATGGCCCACGGCTGCAGGaacctggcacaggatgcccaaGGAGACAAGTGGGACCGAGCTGATAATGCAGGAGCTGGCATCAGGGAGGGACGCTGTGGCCCCAAGGAAATCTGAGGATGGAACTGCTGAGAGACTcaccaaagcagcagaaaatgaacaAGAAAGCAAAGAACCACCCCAGACACACAAACCCGTTTTAACCAATTTTGTAGTTGAGATTTAA